The following proteins come from a genomic window of Malus domestica chromosome 02, GDT2T_hap1:
- the LOC103406921 gene encoding uncharacterized protein isoform X2 yields the protein MDHPHNYGSSNSKRSYTEIADVGFDEPVLSNPDPSSLSYSQLPTSAIGTFSQPRSAAAATAGDDCPEPQVHVPLPLPVEQKLNAICEEKKQPQPGADLRRRLGLLGEEKALELLGKISNTKKKIKNLSGYIWFLLREKYQCAPCSRSPSPSPSPSKSGPAASPLLHSPSSASQIRPGRQGSTSGGQKQLHSYFPASRSKSARTSLFRGPSSALPISPVHEGDTTDNRYYLQCSRDLNVNAATKESNYKSKLDKDCRSSTRRKTRPKTIISPSKVEQKNQVMNEPLQDILYPNEVGSSGVHPSGPSGANAEPKMSMEPFTFPLRNNSPSPPVVEQSKVVLIEAENVEVPVEVARIPEQGSAAPSLPATHEEAYLTINLPHTPSIGVVDIDGSSGEKEKDPSSTKEAHNTYFLVPHSVPDASKEKPSTPSQSNKQKEKASSSSSNLPEQPTPPAVVYPNISLPEVLLELQKLKQKVDSPSQKPSVQQAQDLKQSFKHWLEGGFDVNFQRDMLNQAESTLEKLYELNEITEEQFKTFKSFFQFLKQLQEQYFQAAKEAEDMQQMKLQHSEFSTLLKSFIGEGTEIRDSISVVDQQIQQLEKELAKLKAEKASLASELAVKVVEARSASQQVDILDAQLVNSNIAVEEPERLEIDMKTVYARIVALAKDAQL from the exons ATGGATCATCCGCATAATTACGGTTCCAGCAACTCCAAACGCAGTTACACAGAGATTGCGGATGTTGGTTTCGATGAACCTGTTTTGTCAAATCCCGACCCTTCCTCTCTCAGTTACTCTCAACTCCCCACCTCCGCCATTGGAACTTTTTCCCAGCCACGCTCAGCAGCGGCGGCCACGGCCGGAGACGATTGCCCAGAACCGCAAGTCCATGTGCCTCTGCCCCTGCCGGTGGAGCAAAAACTGAACGCCATTTGTGAGGAGAAAAAGCAGCCGCAGCCGGGCGCTGATTTGAGAAGGAGGCTGGGTTTGCTGGGGGAGGAGAAGGCACTCGAACTCCTCGGCAAAATTTCCAATACtaaaaaaaagatcaaaaacCTCAGTGGATACATCTGGTTCTTGCTGCGCGAAAAGTACCAATGTGCCCCTTGTTCTCGTTCTCcttccccttccccttccccttcCAAGTCTGGCCCTGCTGCTTCTCCGCTTCTTCACAGCCCGTCTTCTGCTTCCCAAATCCGTCCTGGTCGTCAAG GGAGTACTAGTGGAGGACAGAAGCAATTACATTCCTATTTCCCTGCATCACGTTCGAAATCTGCACGTACATCCCTTTTTCGAGGCCCATCATCTGCTCTTCCTATCAGTCCTGTTCATGAAG GAGATACCACAGACAATCGATACTACTTGCAATGTAGCAGAGATTTAAACGTAAATGCAGCTACAAAGGAGTCAAATTACAAAAGTAAATTGGACAAG GATTGTCGGAGTTCAACCAGAAGAAAGACTAGGCCCAAGACTATAATATCTCCTTCAAAGGTG GAACAAAAGAATCAAGTCATGAATGAACCTCTCCAAGATATCCTTTATCCTAATGAGGTTGGGAGTTCAGGAGTTCATCCCTCAGGCCCTTCTGGTGCTAATGCAGAGCCTAAGATGTCAATGGAGCCTTTCACTTTCCCTTTGCGCAACAACTCTCCTTCACCTCCTGTCGTCGAGCAATCAAAGGTTGTTTTGATAGAGGCTGAGAATGTTGAAGTGCCCGTAGAGGTAGCAAGAATTCCCGAACAG GGTTCAGCAGCTCCATCTTTACCAGCCACACATGAAGAGGCCTATCTAACTATCAACCTTCCCCATACCCCATCAATTGGAGTAGTGGATATTGACGGTTCGTCAGGGGAGAAAGAGAAGGACCCTAGCTCGACAAAAGAAGCTCACAACACATATTTCCTTGTTCCTCATTCTGTGCCTGATGCTAGCAAGGAAAAGCCTAGCACACCCTCTCAGAGCAACAAGCAAAAAGAAAAGGCTTCTTCCTCATCATCCAACTTACCAGAACAGCCAACTCCTCCAGCTGTCGTTTATCCCAACATATCCCTCCCTGAGGTCTTGCTCGAACTTCAGAAACTCAAGCAAAAGGTTGACTCCCCGAGCCAGAAGCCATCAGTCCAACAAGCTCAAGATCTAAAACAATCCTTCAAACACTGGTTGGAAGGTGGTTTTGATGTCAACTTCCAACGCGACATGCTTAATCAAGCTGAGAGTACACTTGAGAAGCTGTATGAGCTTAATGAGATCACCGAAGAGCAATTCAAGACCTTTAAATCCTTCTTCCAGTTTCTAAAGCAGTTGCAGGAACAATACTTCCAAGCTGCCAAAGAGGCTGAAGATATGCAACAAATGAAACTCCAACACTCTGAGTTCTCTACTCTTTTGAAATCTTTTATTGGAGAAGGAACCGAAATTAGGGATAGTATTTCTGTAGTGGACCAACAAATTCAGCAGCTAGAGAAAGAGTTGGCCAAACTGAAAGCTGAGAAAGCTAGCTTGGCTAGTGAACTAGCTGTGAAAGTGGTTGAGGCCCGAAGTGCAAGTCAACAAGTAGATATTTTGGATGCTCAGTTGGTCAACAGCAACATCGCAGTTGAAGAACCTGAGAGGCTGGAGATTGACATGAAGACTGTGTATGCTAGGATTGTTGCCCTAGCTAAGGATGCTCAATTGTAA
- the LOC103406921 gene encoding uncharacterized protein isoform X3, with the protein MDHPHNYGSSNSKRSYTEIADVGFDEPVLSNPDPSSLSYSQLPTSAIGTFSQPRSAAAATAGDDCPEPQVHVPLPLPVEQKLNAICEEKKQPQPGADLRRRLGLLGEEKALELLGKISNTKKKIKNLSGYIWFLLREKYQCAPCSRSPSPSPSPSKSGPAASPLLHSPSSASQIRPGRQGSTSGGQKQLHSYFPASRSKSARTSLFRGPSSALPISPVHEGDTTDNRYYLQCSRDLNVNAATKESNYKSKLDKDCRSSTRRKTRPKTIISPSKEQKNQVMNEPLQDILYPNEVGSSGVHPSGPSGANAEPKMSMEPFTFPLRNNSPSPPVVEQSKVVLIEAENVEVPVEVARIPEQGSAAPSLPATHEEAYLTINLPHTPSIGVVDIDGSSGEKEKDPSSTKEAHNTYFLVPHSVPDASKEKPSTPSQSNKQKEKASSSSSNLPEQPTPPAVVYPNISLPEVLLELQKLKQKVDSPSQKPSVQQAQDLKQSFKHWLEGGFDVNFQRDMLNQAESTLEKLYELNEITEEQFKTFKSFFQFLKQLQEQYFQAAKEAEDMQQMKLQHSEFSTLLKSFIGEGTEIRDSISVVDQQIQQLEKELAKLKAEKASLASELAVKVVEARSASQQVDILDAQLVNSNIAVEEPERLEIDMKTVYARIVALAKDAQL; encoded by the exons ATGGATCATCCGCATAATTACGGTTCCAGCAACTCCAAACGCAGTTACACAGAGATTGCGGATGTTGGTTTCGATGAACCTGTTTTGTCAAATCCCGACCCTTCCTCTCTCAGTTACTCTCAACTCCCCACCTCCGCCATTGGAACTTTTTCCCAGCCACGCTCAGCAGCGGCGGCCACGGCCGGAGACGATTGCCCAGAACCGCAAGTCCATGTGCCTCTGCCCCTGCCGGTGGAGCAAAAACTGAACGCCATTTGTGAGGAGAAAAAGCAGCCGCAGCCGGGCGCTGATTTGAGAAGGAGGCTGGGTTTGCTGGGGGAGGAGAAGGCACTCGAACTCCTCGGCAAAATTTCCAATACtaaaaaaaagatcaaaaacCTCAGTGGATACATCTGGTTCTTGCTGCGCGAAAAGTACCAATGTGCCCCTTGTTCTCGTTCTCcttccccttccccttccccttcCAAGTCTGGCCCTGCTGCTTCTCCGCTTCTTCACAGCCCGTCTTCTGCTTCCCAAATCCGTCCTGGTCGTCAAG GGAGTACTAGTGGAGGACAGAAGCAATTACATTCCTATTTCCCTGCATCACGTTCGAAATCTGCACGTACATCCCTTTTTCGAGGCCCATCATCTGCTCTTCCTATCAGTCCTGTTCATGAAG GAGATACCACAGACAATCGATACTACTTGCAATGTAGCAGAGATTTAAACGTAAATGCAGCTACAAAGGAGTCAAATTACAAAAGTAAATTGGACAAG GATTGTCGGAGTTCAACCAGAAGAAAGACTAGGCCCAAGACTATAATATCTCCTTCAAAG GAACAAAAGAATCAAGTCATGAATGAACCTCTCCAAGATATCCTTTATCCTAATGAGGTTGGGAGTTCAGGAGTTCATCCCTCAGGCCCTTCTGGTGCTAATGCAGAGCCTAAGATGTCAATGGAGCCTTTCACTTTCCCTTTGCGCAACAACTCTCCTTCACCTCCTGTCGTCGAGCAATCAAAGGTTGTTTTGATAGAGGCTGAGAATGTTGAAGTGCCCGTAGAGGTAGCAAGAATTCCCGAACAG GGTTCAGCAGCTCCATCTTTACCAGCCACACATGAAGAGGCCTATCTAACTATCAACCTTCCCCATACCCCATCAATTGGAGTAGTGGATATTGACGGTTCGTCAGGGGAGAAAGAGAAGGACCCTAGCTCGACAAAAGAAGCTCACAACACATATTTCCTTGTTCCTCATTCTGTGCCTGATGCTAGCAAGGAAAAGCCTAGCACACCCTCTCAGAGCAACAAGCAAAAAGAAAAGGCTTCTTCCTCATCATCCAACTTACCAGAACAGCCAACTCCTCCAGCTGTCGTTTATCCCAACATATCCCTCCCTGAGGTCTTGCTCGAACTTCAGAAACTCAAGCAAAAGGTTGACTCCCCGAGCCAGAAGCCATCAGTCCAACAAGCTCAAGATCTAAAACAATCCTTCAAACACTGGTTGGAAGGTGGTTTTGATGTCAACTTCCAACGCGACATGCTTAATCAAGCTGAGAGTACACTTGAGAAGCTGTATGAGCTTAATGAGATCACCGAAGAGCAATTCAAGACCTTTAAATCCTTCTTCCAGTTTCTAAAGCAGTTGCAGGAACAATACTTCCAAGCTGCCAAAGAGGCTGAAGATATGCAACAAATGAAACTCCAACACTCTGAGTTCTCTACTCTTTTGAAATCTTTTATTGGAGAAGGAACCGAAATTAGGGATAGTATTTCTGTAGTGGACCAACAAATTCAGCAGCTAGAGAAAGAGTTGGCCAAACTGAAAGCTGAGAAAGCTAGCTTGGCTAGTGAACTAGCTGTGAAAGTGGTTGAGGCCCGAAGTGCAAGTCAACAAGTAGATATTTTGGATGCTCAGTTGGTCAACAGCAACATCGCAGTTGAAGAACCTGAGAGGCTGGAGATTGACATGAAGACTGTGTATGCTAGGATTGTTGCCCTAGCTAAGGATGCTCAATTGTAA
- the LOC103406921 gene encoding uncharacterized protein isoform X5, translating to MDHPHNYGSSNSKRSYTEIADVGFDEPVLSNPDPSSLSYSQLPTSAIGTFSQPRSAAAATAGDDCPEPQVHVPLPLPVEQKLNAICEEKKQPQPGADLRRRLGLLGEEKALELLGKISNTKKKIKNLSGYIWFLLREKYQCAPCSRSPSPSPSPSKSGPAASPLLHSPSSASQIRPGRQGSTSGGQKQLHSYFPASRSKSARTSLFRGPSSALPISPVHEGDTTDNRYYLQCSRDLNVNAATKESNYKSKLDKEQKNQVMNEPLQDILYPNEVGSSGVHPSGPSGANAEPKMSMEPFTFPLRNNSPSPPVVEQSKVVLIEAENVEVPVEVARIPEQGSAAPSLPATHEEAYLTINLPHTPSIGVVDIDGSSGEKEKDPSSTKEAHNTYFLVPHSVPDASKEKPSTPSQSNKQKEKASSSSSNLPEQPTPPAVVYPNISLPEVLLELQKLKQKVDSPSQKPSVQQAQDLKQSFKHWLEGGFDVNFQRDMLNQAESTLEKLYELNEITEEQFKTFKSFFQFLKQLQEQYFQAAKEAEDMQQMKLQHSEFSTLLKSFIGEGTEIRDSISVVDQQIQQLEKELAKLKAEKASLASELAVKVVEARSASQQVDILDAQLVNSNIAVEEPERLEIDMKTVYARIVALAKDAQL from the exons ATGGATCATCCGCATAATTACGGTTCCAGCAACTCCAAACGCAGTTACACAGAGATTGCGGATGTTGGTTTCGATGAACCTGTTTTGTCAAATCCCGACCCTTCCTCTCTCAGTTACTCTCAACTCCCCACCTCCGCCATTGGAACTTTTTCCCAGCCACGCTCAGCAGCGGCGGCCACGGCCGGAGACGATTGCCCAGAACCGCAAGTCCATGTGCCTCTGCCCCTGCCGGTGGAGCAAAAACTGAACGCCATTTGTGAGGAGAAAAAGCAGCCGCAGCCGGGCGCTGATTTGAGAAGGAGGCTGGGTTTGCTGGGGGAGGAGAAGGCACTCGAACTCCTCGGCAAAATTTCCAATACtaaaaaaaagatcaaaaacCTCAGTGGATACATCTGGTTCTTGCTGCGCGAAAAGTACCAATGTGCCCCTTGTTCTCGTTCTCcttccccttccccttccccttcCAAGTCTGGCCCTGCTGCTTCTCCGCTTCTTCACAGCCCGTCTTCTGCTTCCCAAATCCGTCCTGGTCGTCAAG GGAGTACTAGTGGAGGACAGAAGCAATTACATTCCTATTTCCCTGCATCACGTTCGAAATCTGCACGTACATCCCTTTTTCGAGGCCCATCATCTGCTCTTCCTATCAGTCCTGTTCATGAAG GAGATACCACAGACAATCGATACTACTTGCAATGTAGCAGAGATTTAAACGTAAATGCAGCTACAAAGGAGTCAAATTACAAAAGTAAATTGGACAAG GAACAAAAGAATCAAGTCATGAATGAACCTCTCCAAGATATCCTTTATCCTAATGAGGTTGGGAGTTCAGGAGTTCATCCCTCAGGCCCTTCTGGTGCTAATGCAGAGCCTAAGATGTCAATGGAGCCTTTCACTTTCCCTTTGCGCAACAACTCTCCTTCACCTCCTGTCGTCGAGCAATCAAAGGTTGTTTTGATAGAGGCTGAGAATGTTGAAGTGCCCGTAGAGGTAGCAAGAATTCCCGAACAG GGTTCAGCAGCTCCATCTTTACCAGCCACACATGAAGAGGCCTATCTAACTATCAACCTTCCCCATACCCCATCAATTGGAGTAGTGGATATTGACGGTTCGTCAGGGGAGAAAGAGAAGGACCCTAGCTCGACAAAAGAAGCTCACAACACATATTTCCTTGTTCCTCATTCTGTGCCTGATGCTAGCAAGGAAAAGCCTAGCACACCCTCTCAGAGCAACAAGCAAAAAGAAAAGGCTTCTTCCTCATCATCCAACTTACCAGAACAGCCAACTCCTCCAGCTGTCGTTTATCCCAACATATCCCTCCCTGAGGTCTTGCTCGAACTTCAGAAACTCAAGCAAAAGGTTGACTCCCCGAGCCAGAAGCCATCAGTCCAACAAGCTCAAGATCTAAAACAATCCTTCAAACACTGGTTGGAAGGTGGTTTTGATGTCAACTTCCAACGCGACATGCTTAATCAAGCTGAGAGTACACTTGAGAAGCTGTATGAGCTTAATGAGATCACCGAAGAGCAATTCAAGACCTTTAAATCCTTCTTCCAGTTTCTAAAGCAGTTGCAGGAACAATACTTCCAAGCTGCCAAAGAGGCTGAAGATATGCAACAAATGAAACTCCAACACTCTGAGTTCTCTACTCTTTTGAAATCTTTTATTGGAGAAGGAACCGAAATTAGGGATAGTATTTCTGTAGTGGACCAACAAATTCAGCAGCTAGAGAAAGAGTTGGCCAAACTGAAAGCTGAGAAAGCTAGCTTGGCTAGTGAACTAGCTGTGAAAGTGGTTGAGGCCCGAAGTGCAAGTCAACAAGTAGATATTTTGGATGCTCAGTTGGTCAACAGCAACATCGCAGTTGAAGAACCTGAGAGGCTGGAGATTGACATGAAGACTGTGTATGCTAGGATTGTTGCCCTAGCTAAGGATGCTCAATTGTAA
- the LOC103406921 gene encoding uncharacterized protein isoform X4, producing MDHPHNYGSSNSKRSYTEIADVGFDEPVLSNPDPSSLSYSQLPTSAIGTFSQPRSAAAATAGDDCPEPQVHVPLPLPVEQKLNAICEEKKQPQPGADLRRRLGLLGEEKALELLGKISNTKKKIKNLSGYIWFLLREKYQCAPCSRSPSPSPSPSKSGPAASPLLHSPSSASQIRPGRQGSTSGGQKQLHSYFPASRSKSARTSLFRGPSSALPISPVHEGDTTDNRYYLQCSRDLNVNAATKESNYKSKLDKDCRSSTRRKTRPKTIISPSKVQEQKNQVMNEPLQDILYPNEVGSSGVHPSGPSGANAEPKMSMEPFTFPLRNNSPSPPVVEQSKVVLIEAENVEVPVEGSAAPSLPATHEEAYLTINLPHTPSIGVVDIDGSSGEKEKDPSSTKEAHNTYFLVPHSVPDASKEKPSTPSQSNKQKEKASSSSSNLPEQPTPPAVVYPNISLPEVLLELQKLKQKVDSPSQKPSVQQAQDLKQSFKHWLEGGFDVNFQRDMLNQAESTLEKLYELNEITEEQFKTFKSFFQFLKQLQEQYFQAAKEAEDMQQMKLQHSEFSTLLKSFIGEGTEIRDSISVVDQQIQQLEKELAKLKAEKASLASELAVKVVEARSASQQVDILDAQLVNSNIAVEEPERLEIDMKTVYARIVALAKDAQL from the exons ATGGATCATCCGCATAATTACGGTTCCAGCAACTCCAAACGCAGTTACACAGAGATTGCGGATGTTGGTTTCGATGAACCTGTTTTGTCAAATCCCGACCCTTCCTCTCTCAGTTACTCTCAACTCCCCACCTCCGCCATTGGAACTTTTTCCCAGCCACGCTCAGCAGCGGCGGCCACGGCCGGAGACGATTGCCCAGAACCGCAAGTCCATGTGCCTCTGCCCCTGCCGGTGGAGCAAAAACTGAACGCCATTTGTGAGGAGAAAAAGCAGCCGCAGCCGGGCGCTGATTTGAGAAGGAGGCTGGGTTTGCTGGGGGAGGAGAAGGCACTCGAACTCCTCGGCAAAATTTCCAATACtaaaaaaaagatcaaaaacCTCAGTGGATACATCTGGTTCTTGCTGCGCGAAAAGTACCAATGTGCCCCTTGTTCTCGTTCTCcttccccttccccttccccttcCAAGTCTGGCCCTGCTGCTTCTCCGCTTCTTCACAGCCCGTCTTCTGCTTCCCAAATCCGTCCTGGTCGTCAAG GGAGTACTAGTGGAGGACAGAAGCAATTACATTCCTATTTCCCTGCATCACGTTCGAAATCTGCACGTACATCCCTTTTTCGAGGCCCATCATCTGCTCTTCCTATCAGTCCTGTTCATGAAG GAGATACCACAGACAATCGATACTACTTGCAATGTAGCAGAGATTTAAACGTAAATGCAGCTACAAAGGAGTCAAATTACAAAAGTAAATTGGACAAG GATTGTCGGAGTTCAACCAGAAGAAAGACTAGGCCCAAGACTATAATATCTCCTTCAAAGGTG CAGGAACAAAAGAATCAAGTCATGAATGAACCTCTCCAAGATATCCTTTATCCTAATGAGGTTGGGAGTTCAGGAGTTCATCCCTCAGGCCCTTCTGGTGCTAATGCAGAGCCTAAGATGTCAATGGAGCCTTTCACTTTCCCTTTGCGCAACAACTCTCCTTCACCTCCTGTCGTCGAGCAATCAAAGGTTGTTTTGATAGAGGCTGAGAATGTTGAAGTGCCCGTAGAG GGTTCAGCAGCTCCATCTTTACCAGCCACACATGAAGAGGCCTATCTAACTATCAACCTTCCCCATACCCCATCAATTGGAGTAGTGGATATTGACGGTTCGTCAGGGGAGAAAGAGAAGGACCCTAGCTCGACAAAAGAAGCTCACAACACATATTTCCTTGTTCCTCATTCTGTGCCTGATGCTAGCAAGGAAAAGCCTAGCACACCCTCTCAGAGCAACAAGCAAAAAGAAAAGGCTTCTTCCTCATCATCCAACTTACCAGAACAGCCAACTCCTCCAGCTGTCGTTTATCCCAACATATCCCTCCCTGAGGTCTTGCTCGAACTTCAGAAACTCAAGCAAAAGGTTGACTCCCCGAGCCAGAAGCCATCAGTCCAACAAGCTCAAGATCTAAAACAATCCTTCAAACACTGGTTGGAAGGTGGTTTTGATGTCAACTTCCAACGCGACATGCTTAATCAAGCTGAGAGTACACTTGAGAAGCTGTATGAGCTTAATGAGATCACCGAAGAGCAATTCAAGACCTTTAAATCCTTCTTCCAGTTTCTAAAGCAGTTGCAGGAACAATACTTCCAAGCTGCCAAAGAGGCTGAAGATATGCAACAAATGAAACTCCAACACTCTGAGTTCTCTACTCTTTTGAAATCTTTTATTGGAGAAGGAACCGAAATTAGGGATAGTATTTCTGTAGTGGACCAACAAATTCAGCAGCTAGAGAAAGAGTTGGCCAAACTGAAAGCTGAGAAAGCTAGCTTGGCTAGTGAACTAGCTGTGAAAGTGGTTGAGGCCCGAAGTGCAAGTCAACAAGTAGATATTTTGGATGCTCAGTTGGTCAACAGCAACATCGCAGTTGAAGAACCTGAGAGGCTGGAGATTGACATGAAGACTGTGTATGCTAGGATTGTTGCCCTAGCTAAGGATGCTCAATTGTAA
- the LOC103406921 gene encoding uncharacterized protein isoform X1, with protein MDHPHNYGSSNSKRSYTEIADVGFDEPVLSNPDPSSLSYSQLPTSAIGTFSQPRSAAAATAGDDCPEPQVHVPLPLPVEQKLNAICEEKKQPQPGADLRRRLGLLGEEKALELLGKISNTKKKIKNLSGYIWFLLREKYQCAPCSRSPSPSPSPSKSGPAASPLLHSPSSASQIRPGRQGSTSGGQKQLHSYFPASRSKSARTSLFRGPSSALPISPVHEGDTTDNRYYLQCSRDLNVNAATKESNYKSKLDKDCRSSTRRKTRPKTIISPSKVQEQKNQVMNEPLQDILYPNEVGSSGVHPSGPSGANAEPKMSMEPFTFPLRNNSPSPPVVEQSKVVLIEAENVEVPVEVARIPEQGSAAPSLPATHEEAYLTINLPHTPSIGVVDIDGSSGEKEKDPSSTKEAHNTYFLVPHSVPDASKEKPSTPSQSNKQKEKASSSSSNLPEQPTPPAVVYPNISLPEVLLELQKLKQKVDSPSQKPSVQQAQDLKQSFKHWLEGGFDVNFQRDMLNQAESTLEKLYELNEITEEQFKTFKSFFQFLKQLQEQYFQAAKEAEDMQQMKLQHSEFSTLLKSFIGEGTEIRDSISVVDQQIQQLEKELAKLKAEKASLASELAVKVVEARSASQQVDILDAQLVNSNIAVEEPERLEIDMKTVYARIVALAKDAQL; from the exons ATGGATCATCCGCATAATTACGGTTCCAGCAACTCCAAACGCAGTTACACAGAGATTGCGGATGTTGGTTTCGATGAACCTGTTTTGTCAAATCCCGACCCTTCCTCTCTCAGTTACTCTCAACTCCCCACCTCCGCCATTGGAACTTTTTCCCAGCCACGCTCAGCAGCGGCGGCCACGGCCGGAGACGATTGCCCAGAACCGCAAGTCCATGTGCCTCTGCCCCTGCCGGTGGAGCAAAAACTGAACGCCATTTGTGAGGAGAAAAAGCAGCCGCAGCCGGGCGCTGATTTGAGAAGGAGGCTGGGTTTGCTGGGGGAGGAGAAGGCACTCGAACTCCTCGGCAAAATTTCCAATACtaaaaaaaagatcaaaaacCTCAGTGGATACATCTGGTTCTTGCTGCGCGAAAAGTACCAATGTGCCCCTTGTTCTCGTTCTCcttccccttccccttccccttcCAAGTCTGGCCCTGCTGCTTCTCCGCTTCTTCACAGCCCGTCTTCTGCTTCCCAAATCCGTCCTGGTCGTCAAG GGAGTACTAGTGGAGGACAGAAGCAATTACATTCCTATTTCCCTGCATCACGTTCGAAATCTGCACGTACATCCCTTTTTCGAGGCCCATCATCTGCTCTTCCTATCAGTCCTGTTCATGAAG GAGATACCACAGACAATCGATACTACTTGCAATGTAGCAGAGATTTAAACGTAAATGCAGCTACAAAGGAGTCAAATTACAAAAGTAAATTGGACAAG GATTGTCGGAGTTCAACCAGAAGAAAGACTAGGCCCAAGACTATAATATCTCCTTCAAAGGTG CAGGAACAAAAGAATCAAGTCATGAATGAACCTCTCCAAGATATCCTTTATCCTAATGAGGTTGGGAGTTCAGGAGTTCATCCCTCAGGCCCTTCTGGTGCTAATGCAGAGCCTAAGATGTCAATGGAGCCTTTCACTTTCCCTTTGCGCAACAACTCTCCTTCACCTCCTGTCGTCGAGCAATCAAAGGTTGTTTTGATAGAGGCTGAGAATGTTGAAGTGCCCGTAGAGGTAGCAAGAATTCCCGAACAG GGTTCAGCAGCTCCATCTTTACCAGCCACACATGAAGAGGCCTATCTAACTATCAACCTTCCCCATACCCCATCAATTGGAGTAGTGGATATTGACGGTTCGTCAGGGGAGAAAGAGAAGGACCCTAGCTCGACAAAAGAAGCTCACAACACATATTTCCTTGTTCCTCATTCTGTGCCTGATGCTAGCAAGGAAAAGCCTAGCACACCCTCTCAGAGCAACAAGCAAAAAGAAAAGGCTTCTTCCTCATCATCCAACTTACCAGAACAGCCAACTCCTCCAGCTGTCGTTTATCCCAACATATCCCTCCCTGAGGTCTTGCTCGAACTTCAGAAACTCAAGCAAAAGGTTGACTCCCCGAGCCAGAAGCCATCAGTCCAACAAGCTCAAGATCTAAAACAATCCTTCAAACACTGGTTGGAAGGTGGTTTTGATGTCAACTTCCAACGCGACATGCTTAATCAAGCTGAGAGTACACTTGAGAAGCTGTATGAGCTTAATGAGATCACCGAAGAGCAATTCAAGACCTTTAAATCCTTCTTCCAGTTTCTAAAGCAGTTGCAGGAACAATACTTCCAAGCTGCCAAAGAGGCTGAAGATATGCAACAAATGAAACTCCAACACTCTGAGTTCTCTACTCTTTTGAAATCTTTTATTGGAGAAGGAACCGAAATTAGGGATAGTATTTCTGTAGTGGACCAACAAATTCAGCAGCTAGAGAAAGAGTTGGCCAAACTGAAAGCTGAGAAAGCTAGCTTGGCTAGTGAACTAGCTGTGAAAGTGGTTGAGGCCCGAAGTGCAAGTCAACAAGTAGATATTTTGGATGCTCAGTTGGTCAACAGCAACATCGCAGTTGAAGAACCTGAGAGGCTGGAGATTGACATGAAGACTGTGTATGCTAGGATTGTTGCCCTAGCTAAGGATGCTCAATTGTAA
- the LOC139190345 gene encoding uncharacterized protein — translation MSVQSTWYNLVCMQELFPELKAFLVGPNCSYLKALQELTSCFVVVHDDVVFAKGSFNGLRIVRMVVEDCFVYKVSSESLIARVTKEGLHGWSAMNDKEAQLDGAVRGVDPLASDEESHDDIPEVAANEVSAEPDNADQGEPDQDVSDHEIADQGEPSQEKQIQGEPN, via the exons ATGAGTGTTCAATCAA CTTGGTATAATCTTGTGTGCATGCAGGAACTATTTCCTGAACTGAAGGCATTTCTTGTAGGCCCTAATTGTTCCTATCTAAAG GCCCTTCAAGAATTGACGAGCTGTTTCGTTGTTGTTCAT GACGACGTTGTCTTTGCTAAGGGCTCATTTAATGGACTAAGGATAGTCAGGATGGTTGTGGAAGACTGctttgtttataaagtttcttcTGAATCCCTTATCGCCAGGGTTACAAAGGAGGGTTTGCATGGTTGGAGTGCGATGAATG ATAAAGAGGCACAACTAGATGGCGCAgtcagaggagttgatccattagcttcagatgaagaaagtcacgatgACATCCCTGAAGTAGCTGCCAATGAAGTGTCTGCAGAACCAGATAATgctgatcagggggagcctgatcaagatgtgtcagaccatgagattgctgatcAAGGGGAGCCTAGTCAAGAAAAGCAGATTCAAGGAGAACCTAATTAG